One genomic region from Capra hircus breed San Clemente chromosome 18, ASM170441v1, whole genome shotgun sequence encodes:
- the GMFG gene encoding glia maturation factor gamma isoform X1 — protein sequence MWWWMKLFPYPTPRPLELWSPPLEDSGTKERRGPRTSDSLVVCEVDPELKEKLRKFRFRKETDNAAIIMKVDKDRQMVVLEEEFQNISPEELKMELPERQPRFVVYSYKYVHADGRVSYPLCFIFSSPVGCKPEQQMMYAGSKNRLVQTAELTKVFEIRTTDDLTEAWLKEKLSFFR from the exons ATGTGGTGGTGGATGAAACTTTTCCCCTACCCCACACCCCGCCCCCTTGAGCTGTGGTCCCCACCCCTAGAAGACAGCGGAACCAAGGAAAGAAGAGGCCCCCGGACA TCCGACTCCCTGGTGGTGTGTGAGGTGGACCCAGAGCTAAAGGAAAAGCTGAGGAAATTCCGCTTCCGAAAGGAGACAGACAATGCAGCCATAATAA TGAAGGTGGACAAAGACCGGCAGATGGTGGTGCTGGAGGAAGAATTTcag AATATTTCTCCAGAGGAACTGAAAATGGAGCTGCCTGAGAGACAGCCCAG GTTCGTGGTTTACAGCTACAAGTACGTGCACGCCGATGGCCGAGTGTCCTACCCCTTGTGTTTCATCTTCTCCAGCCCTGTAG GCTGCAAGCCTGAACAACAGATGATGTACGCAGGGAGCAAAAACAGGCTGGTGCAGACAGCAGAGCTCACAAAG GTGTTTGAAATCCGCACCACTGATGACCTCACCGAGGCCTGGCTCAAAGAGAAGCTGTCTTTCTTTCGTTGA
- the GMFG gene encoding glia maturation factor gamma isoform X2, giving the protein MSDSLVVCEVDPELKEKLRKFRFRKETDNAAIIMKVDKDRQMVVLEEEFQNISPEELKMELPERQPRFVVYSYKYVHADGRVSYPLCFIFSSPVGCKPEQQMMYAGSKNRLVQTAELTKVFEIRTTDDLTEAWLKEKLSFFR; this is encoded by the exons ATG TCCGACTCCCTGGTGGTGTGTGAGGTGGACCCAGAGCTAAAGGAAAAGCTGAGGAAATTCCGCTTCCGAAAGGAGACAGACAATGCAGCCATAATAA TGAAGGTGGACAAAGACCGGCAGATGGTGGTGCTGGAGGAAGAATTTcag AATATTTCTCCAGAGGAACTGAAAATGGAGCTGCCTGAGAGACAGCCCAG GTTCGTGGTTTACAGCTACAAGTACGTGCACGCCGATGGCCGAGTGTCCTACCCCTTGTGTTTCATCTTCTCCAGCCCTGTAG GCTGCAAGCCTGAACAACAGATGATGTACGCAGGGAGCAAAAACAGGCTGGTGCAGACAGCAGAGCTCACAAAG GTGTTTGAAATCCGCACCACTGATGACCTCACCGAGGCCTGGCTCAAAGAGAAGCTGTCTTTCTTTCGTTGA